The genomic segment AGCTATTTTAGAAATAATAACCAAATCTCCTAATCCAGTCGCAAGCTTAAAACATGCATAGGGATTTTGTACAAACTCGTCCACTCTTTCTTTCTAAATTCTGCTGTAGATTTCTCAGCAGCGATTCTGTGAAATTCTCTGTGAGAAGTTTGCGTGTGGGCATTCACTGATTCACCGAACAGTGTCGAGGTATTTTTATACAACAGTTTTTGGAAGTTACTTTCATATAATCTTTATTTCTTTCTTGCGGTTGGGTTGATTCAATTTCCTGTTTGTGGTGTTTTCGGCTATTGTTGAATGTTTCGCTGGTTTTCTTTTTGGATGTATGTGTTTGTGTTTGTAGAAAGATTGTAATCCCGTGTTCCTGTGTCGAAAGTATCAATTCGTAAGCAAAATTCAGTAGAATTTTGTTGGATTAAAGATTACGATTGCATAAAGAGTAAAGAGAGGCAAGAAAACGTTAGAATGGAAAATTTTCAGTTGAGCTGTCTGGGTTTCATACGCAAAGGGGgtgaaaattgaatttttacaCAAAATTTAGGTTTATTTTTGCTTGTTGGATTACCCTCCACTTGTTGATCCTTGGGGTGAGAATTGAGAGTTGGTGAAGTGAATATACAACTTTTGGAAACACTAgtgcaaaaaaaaaaccctGAATTTTTGGTAGCTTGATTGTTGCCCGTGGTTAGTGATTAATTTTCAATTTCCATGGTATATTTGATTCTTGTTTCCTTTTTCCTGTTCTTGCTTTTTCACAACTAAGTGGATTATGGAGAGAGAAGGGAATTTGGTATACCATGAGAGGCAAAGACTACAATTTTGTTTGCTACATTCCCTCAACAATCTATTCCAGGTATTCCACCTCTTTAAATTTTGGTGCTACTTTTTGCTTTACAAAATCTACTTTGTTCTTCTACATACCTCTTCAACTTTATCATCGAATTGCAGTATATTCATGTGTACCATtctgtatatatgtttttatcgATATATGTATGGCATCTCCCTGTTAGCAAAGTTCGTTTTGAAACTAGGCTGGATTTAGTTTGACAAGTTTTTGAAATGAATTTCAATGCCCCCAAAGAAGGCCTAAAAATGTATTGGATTTGAAAAAAGAATTACTTCCAACTTCCAACTTactcaaaaacaaaaacaatggaTTTGGATGATGAATTTAATATATATCCATGAAGCTGGATATCTAAACTTACCCTTGTGACATTTATTCAACTCAAAAGTCAGATTAGAGATGGTGGCTGTTGAAATCTTGGCAAATTCTACCCGTCCAAACTTTTATGTGGTGGTGATTATTATTAATATGTGAAAATGGGTTCAATTTCAGGAGAAAGATGCATTTACTCGAGCAAGTTTGAACGCGATTGCTGAAAAGCTTGACCTCTATGATCCAAACAAGGCAACGTGGAATCCTTTATCTACCATCTTCAAGCCTCATCATAACTCGCTAACGGGGAATTATGATATAAATGTTCTGATCGCAGCTCTTGAAGAAAAGGGCAAAAAGGTAATATGGCATGATCGACGACTCGGCGCATCCTCAATTGATCTTGATGGAACAAGGGATGAATTATTCGGGATTGTTTTGAACATACCTGTTAGAAGGTATGGTGGGATATGGAGAAGTAGGCATTGGGTTGCAACGAGGAGAATTGATGGAGTTTGGTACAACTTGGATAGTGATTTTCGATCTCCCTATCCTTTCAAGAACGTCGACGAGGTCACGGGATTTATTGATAGTAGCATATCCACCGGAGGTGAGGTCTTGCTCGTCCTGAATGATCAAGAATGACTTGAATTTCTCTCCTTTTTCATATTGTCACATTCTGTTTTGGATGAAGATTTTGGAATGAAAGAACTAATAATTTCTTTAACATATCAATTGGTACACTTATAATTCTAGTTTCATGCTAACATGACAAATtatattgatttcaaattttaatcaaACTTTTTGTATATAGATAAAATCGAACTTCATGGTTGTTAACTTTGAACtactaaatttattttttgtaacgATTATATtagataaaaattaaagataataaaatataGAGTAAATGTAATTATCTGAGCCAAAAGTAGAGAAAGGCTTTACTATTGATGTCCCCTCAGTACAAAAAATGACAGCACCATGAACAAAAACACAATTATATCTCATCATTCAGCACAAACAGACACATATTAGATTATCAACACACGCGCAGGCAGCTCGATAGCAGACCCCATCCCCTCTTCTGCGCATGAAACATTACAAACAAGTAAATTTGTTGGGTAACAATCAAAGCCAACCAAGAATTTCCAGAAGAAATTATGTACCCTTGTGTGGCGAGCACGAAGGAGTTTGGGTGAAATCTTGTACAGATCTTCATCCACAGCTTTGCCCACTACTTTTGCTTCTTCACACTCACAATCACACACCACCCATTCCTCTTCTTTCTTCTCCTTTTCTTCCCCTGCTTTTCCCTGCAATCTCATATTACATCACAGAGAACTAGCTTTTCATGTTTCGTTTACTCgcatatatgtatgtatttatttattaccCTACGGCGTCGGCGAGGTACAACGATGACAGCAGGAGTTACGACATCATTCTCGTACAAATCACCCGCGACATACAAATCTCGATCCTCGGAGTAGCTAAACCGCATAGCCTCGGCTTGCCTCGCCGACTCGAAGCACTGGGTGAATGGCAGATCCTCGTTGCAGATATCCCAGCTCCCAAATGCCGGCACATGGCTTCTCCGGAAGTAAAACTCCTGCACAAATCACATAACGCACAATATCACCAACAGGGCATGCGTTTCGAAAGCGTCATGTAAAATAAGCCCAAGTTTACCTCCATTTTGGTATAGATATTGGCTTTGTCACGTAAGAAGAAGATTCGGGAATGGGTTTTCTTTTACAGCCTTACAGAGGCTATTGGCTCTTGCAGTTGCTTTTGTAGCGAGCATGGGTAGACCGTGGATGGGTGGatggattatatatatatataaaggagGATTGAGAAGGGGGCTATCAATATAAATGGGCTTCTTTTTTTTCCTACTTTCTAGTGTGCGTTTAAAGTGGGAATTAACCGAAAATGAAATAGAGAAAATAAAGAAATCAGAAAGTTGTTGAATTGCATTGAATAACAATAAGGGATCCAAAGTAAAGAAAAGGCAAAATAGGTAGGCGCAGTAGCAGCAGAGTTATTCAAAGAAAGAAGCTCAAATATCTAAGAGTCGTAATGTATGCGTCAACAGTAAAAAGTACTAGACAGAGAGGTAGGGGGGTGGGGGGGAGTGGGCTTTAACTTTAACTTTATTTGGTGAATTGTTTCGGAAAACTTTTATTATGACGATGGGGTCTTGCTAGTTTGTCTCTGATGTGAGAGTGCATATTCCAGTTGATAAAAGTCTGTGGGGGTGGGGGGTGGGGTGGGGGTGGTGGCCACTGCCACGCCTCTTTTCACAGTTATTATTGTTGTCCTTTGATTTGTAAGACCACTCCTTCAACCACATTCTATAATTTGGTGATGGCTAAGATGATattcatataaaaattaatacaacCTAGTTATATTTGTGTTTTGATCATGTCACTTAAATGTTTTCTCCCGTCTCTGATTTGTTCTCTCGAATGAAAATCGGGTACTAAAAATTAAAAACTAGTCTCCCTAAGTTTTTCCTTTGAAAAAGCTTGAATTGACACTTGACACGCATCCATCAATCGGACCGCAAATGTTAGTTCACAAAGTTTACAGATCGAATAGGTCCTGAAACTTGGATAGAGTTCGGTTTATTCTCTGCTCgctctttttgtttttttggatTTGTGAGTATTATGTTATTATAAAATGTGATGGGATTTGAGACCGTGTTTGTAGCCCAGTAGTCTCACCTCTTGGTAGATAAGTTGGTCTTCTGATTTCGAATGTCTCGCGtgtgttgtaataaaaaaatttgtgatgGGATTTAGTCAATGTCAAAACATTGTAAAAAAAAGAGTCAATATCTATATTTTCATGTTAAAAAGGACATGATTTCTTCTTTGTCATTGGATTTACTATGGTATCGAACCGATTCTCTAATTTCAATTAAGAAAACCGACCCGAGGATAGTATTGAATCAGCTTAATTTACATGTATGgttttatttatgaatgtttaatgGTTATGTTAAAATATACAAATAGGTAAAAATATactttattaattaatgaaataatgCTTTGTTTTTAAGGGAAGTTGGTGAAAAATCcccaatcaaaatatttctttggGTTCACTCCCTACCCACAAAATTGTGATACTATGTCATACAAAATGTGGTACACTTCACGTGTaaatgtggtactaaaaaaGTATCCAAGAACTAAACACAAAAAAAACGATGTCTAGGAACTGAAGGCCAATTTCCCGTTGTTTTTACGTTTGAAAATAATTCATTCAAACCAGCTTAGGTTTCTTGGGGTCTGACTATGTTATTGGTGACATTGATTACTTGAGTGACTAAAACAATTGTACGTAGCATCTGACATGCTTCCATGCCTAACACTCGAAAAGCGACGAGTTCAATTAATTCTCCATTAATTTCTTCGACAGTGTCTGTGTCCAGATTTTGTACGGTAGATCCGAAATTAATAAATTGTGAtcttttttctgaaaattttataGTACAATTTTGTCACTGTGAAATTAATTTCGTTGGACaacaaattcaatttttttaatttgtatTAAGATTGTAAATATGTTATAGGagttgaataaatatttttaaaatctataaaaatttgtgaaaagAAGCTCATATTTGAATAAATCAACTCAAACTGGTTTCTTGAAACGACTAGGTTCCACAAACAACTGAGTTGAACTTAGTTAGCAAAATGACTCAAGTAAAACGGCTAGAGCTTGGTAGATGGGGAAGTAAGCGTTGGATTTCGGTTTTTTCGTGTCCAAAACgtagcggaagtttaaaaatttttattttattttgatgatcaaaatatatttttgtttggACACTCGTATAGTTTCTATATTCATTCATAGGACGTTATAatattatacctttggtgaattaaatcatttggctccaactaatccggtatatgCGGATATACCTCTTGATGCATCCCTACGaaatttcttcaagaactcgttttgaaacgtctgctattcgttttcttaaacgtgctagaatttttttttttaaaacctcactaagcatcggccgaacaataaaatatttttaacatcattttaaaataactcaaccaactataatttgaaaaccaaaggaaatagcccatactataacctctcaaaaatcactcataaataattaaaagtcataaaaatattcttaacataacttaaaatcataaataataactagtgcgaaaaactagcgtcagtcatcgggttatgtgcaccttcagtccagaaaagtcaaccatcaagacctccattaacattattgtcataatcacctgcatcaatcacacctagtgagtctaaagactcaacatatcatattcttgataacaagtactacatatacagatcacatacgacagtgaaaaatacttgtacttaaaatatcattttcataataatgcataaattttaaacttaaacattttcgtaaacattttcatgatgcataaaattttaaataaaaacgttttcataatcttatgcataaacattttcatacacatcttcatataaacataaacataaacatattcatattcacattcatattaatattcatatcaacatattcgtatcatcatatttatattcatattcgtattcatattcgtgtttgttgaagtcagatcgtgattgtgactcgtattcttaatcgtattgggcgatggatccatctagagaaaatcacagtactggacggcaggggacaccagcgacactctcaccggtcaactgggccctgaccaatgtattaacatatcatatcattggaaatacgatcgtcggggctccctctggggcctttttccataaatgggctccctctggggccttatcccctcacgacatctccaatcatatcatcgtattcgtatcaacgaaaacacgatcgtcggacttccactgagaccataaccctcacgatatttccaacatatttagtcacaatcttttcacgtccttcaacatttctgttagacttaaatttgttgtggagatgctagtaaaagtggagatgctagtaaaaaccagtagatgctggcttagtacaaaaccagtagatgtaaaatagcagaaaaacagaagcacttGTAGCACTTGTCAAGTAAtgtttcttagctaaaaccagaactagaaggatacaaaattcgaaatatacactaacagaatcttgcgtatctcaaagtctctaaatattaccgttgatctattaacgtgatacccgcatttattgcttcattaaatgtcattaaatgctatacaagaacatttaagacggtataccatttttggtatgaactgcgactgattacttttgatgtattctgcagggtccattttaagcaataaagctgaaccaccaaaaagaaaagaaccgttcagtttttgaacgttgaatagagcctatatatggagatgaaggatttcGTGAAGTAGTACGCagcattgaacaaaaatctgaattgaaaaacatcattcgagcattgttagaactttcagttatctaaagagctcaaacactgaaaaagcagcacacgcttcattgcatactcttgatcattgagatcatattgtgctagctatttttcgttatatcttctcaagctattcatttcactatttcattgatagaagaatttgtaactggaaaagagtctttttcagaacttaagatcattcaagaagttgagttgtaaagctaagagtttcaataggcaAAGGGTAAATCCTGTTGAAGTGAgtgtgtacaattgttgtgctTTATTcaccaaagttttttagtgataccttctggaaacagaagaaggggagacgtaaaagattcatcttcgaacttccagaaacaaaccttgtgctatctactgcttttcggctttattatttttcacccactaaccaacagattgttttccgcacattatcttgtgatctgctggtctttatacttgaacaagaatcgttaaaatctctaacaggattttagcacatcattcgaaagaatttaataagttggccatataatatcatttttcttttaaaccaaacatgcaacatgtcttttaaatgtcaaagattaaaccataaaaatctatgaacatttaaaataaacgttttaacatataaaaaatcataaaaaaacataaacgttttaaaataaacattttaacatcataaacatttaaaataaatgttttgacatattaaatcataaaaacatctataaacatttagaataacattttaacatattaaaaatccataaacattaaaaataaacatattaacatcttaaaaattcataaacatttaaaattgacatattaacatataaaaattcataaacatttaaaattgacatattaacatataaaaattcataaacatcaataatcatattagcatataaaacagcattcaggacactgccatgacgtttactaatttctaggtgtaaaaagattgttttatccctagacgtaaaatttcacgcttttgactttttcttaattccattgactctaacatgtcccaaataattatttaagcttacatgaattttctcatatttttatttagcttaaatcgatgacttttaaattaatatttaaatgtgacatattaatgcgttttaatctcgaattaaaacaaactttaatataaaatccccaaattaaaaacttagaattctaagtttaaatctaatttttcctaattttataaagcttaaaactggGTGtatcaattaattcgttaattagcgtttcgtgcggcgattaaatcccgaattaatccaaaactcgttattttgatccaaaattttaaaaatagcatttttaagatttattctacccttccaagtcatgagccacacccatggattcaattttagccttttaatttttgaaatagacaccttatcgaacacaccgagccatctcccaatttacttgagccacgcccgagccgccttgagccaaaacctagccaacccatctacgGACCCTTTTGACCAAGCCGAGCCCGAAAAACCAGCCATGGCCCGCCCAAAAACTTGCTGGAACTTGACCCCAAAACCTgcttgtgtgcgtgtgttagcaTCCTAGGTGTATTGGGTTTCCTTGTCAACTAGGGCACCTCCaacccttaaccacttgacccctcatgacaataaccttccctggaccatgcccagaccaacCCCAAGCTCCAAAACTGAAGCCACATCTCAGCAACTTGAAGCAGCCGAGAAACCCACATGACATGGACCCTACgtttctgttgctaggacctagccaacccaaCCAGGCCCTGAACCAACCCCTCTAGCacccttctaggaccctaagAATCTAAACTAGCCCAGccaaagccccctggccgaTCCCCTCCTCCCTGCACAAGTTTCTGAAATCTGCGCGGCCCCTTGCTTttttctcgggtagagtccttgttggcaaggactcctcccagcccctggtTTTCGAGTcttagcatggctaggactcttcccctgatCCCTCAAGGACCATAGCTGAGCCCTGGCCCCGACCGAACCCAAGCCCAGCCCCCATGCCCATATGACCGAACCCATGATCACATGTGACAACAAGTTGCTTTTCCGGTTGCTTCATGATCGTGTGTGGTGTTTAGGTGATGTTCTAGGACTctaaattcatgaaaaaaatgCTTAATtgtgtcctaatcatggcaaccctcttaaacacataataacatgagttgggaatcaaaaaccttgcttGAAATTTCATGTGATATACAGAAACGAAAATACacaaaagtgtcacttgttttccatatttttcatgcataaaacatattatggtgtgatgatgagtaaaaggagaatatggcgtgcctttgcgtattttacgcacgaaaaaccgttgacgattgcgaagaacgacgatGAGGAACGACGGCTTGAAAACCTTGCAACTTATGATGCTTTTCCCTTGAATTTACAATAGTTTCTCTTCAAAATATGTTGTGTGTGCCATGTAACTTTGGGAAGAGTTTTAAGGGTAGAAAAATTTGAATGTGGCGTACACAATGAGGGCTTGGGGGTGGGGTTTTGgctattttatagttaattaatcattaattaagcttaggcctattaatcATAcacattaggcccattagtgcttaattaaatattaaaaatagttttgttaaaataagtttgtgaatatATTAGCTGGGTTGCCAAAACATTTGCATTTTTTCTGAAAaactaacaccgataaaaattacgtcccggcgtataaaatcacctcaaaaacccatattttcaaaaataagaaaaacatcacccataatttaaataattaaaaacaattaaccaataaaaacattgtCTATTTTCTTCAGCCTTCGGTCTCcattcttcgatcgcaactcgaataccctttaaaaatatattttaatgcaactatgtagaaaaatatatttttaaacatgcaaatatgcacaacataattcattcatgcaattaaaacaattaattaaattacaaagaatttaataattcgtgcatgtggttcgcgtagacttttaaattttcggggcgttacacttttctttattcttcgaatcaggtccacgaatagatgatttgttcttcttctaatttgtactagaaaattagaagaatTTTTTACGTAGGAGACTAAAaacgagagacggctcaaacttTTCCTTTAAAAGGAAGTGACCGAAATTTTGTGGAGAGAAGAaggaggattttcgaaaattgtagtgttggtggctagggttatggcttgaatactcatatttataattaactCATAACCTAATACACATAATTAACATgaatgagcttgattaattaattgggctagtctaattagtttaattaattaatcaaagtccattaagaactttaattatttagtatgttggacttgtactcctacaagctcattaaacataattcccaccaattttaatttaatatttaataaactcaacttttgagcttaataaattaaattatcaaattttataaattcagctccttgaatttattctctcaatatttaattatcataaattcaattccttgaatttactatatcataatataaattcaacttcttgaatttattctctcaacggaaacaaatgatccagtgcttgtgtgaccctcaatggttcagggatacagctaaccgtgagttcacaactccttgtgattcaggacataatcctttattcgtgCTTATCCTTATTTgcctcattctatgtatcaacaattgatcataaGAATATAAGAAATCATATTTCtcattaaacccatcgaatcatggtaagagtgtctagtagcatcgcctcatgattccctaggtatcactgatagtgccggCAAGAACCAGTCAATTATtattagcgtacagtatggtcccttcatctcatatatcccgatcaaatctgcaaccattgttTCATCGatggttgcataataattcgataactatgtgatacatataaatagtggcatcgcatgtactattgaagaactccttctctaacgtacatctcatactctggccagagatttcacgCACTaatatttcatcagatcacataggatatacacacccataggtgagcggtgaatctccgactacaatgcactggatcctatatgtgtcgcaactgtacccaacctcgccacctgatgactcttctggagccggtaaacgagtcaaagcacagccctagcatatagagcctcagtgttgtcccggatcataaggactaatggtgtaaaatcataaccacagacttatcctctcgatgaatgataaccacttggaaagtccgatggagagttgttcggtataatcatcatatgactacccatctgcatgtttggacatctctatgcccttaccaagaaacacagtacacaacatcacagatgctagtctcgagctcaagcgacctttatccatgttttaggcggctgaatcgactaggaatgaatttagatcatacagtgtttacaaacaagtttcaacatcgaattacgattcatttgtatttaagtataatcaaggtctttatctatatatGTTTGATAatatgggtatacagataaagaaataacaaaccatgaaataatgaattttattaaaataaagattgtttgtTACAatcgagtcaataaaatccctagccaacaattgacttacagggcatctactctaacagtaaGTGCAGtgcaaaataaaaagaaaacaaatttgtttcaagaatttggaaaattaattttctacgtctctctttttttctttatgGGAAATATTTGTTGTGCctaaaattatttcattatttcagaaGCCCATAAAAGAAGCCCAACAGATAAAGCCTAGTGGAGTTGCAGTTGGCCCAGTGAAAGAAAGTTGCGGCTGGTTACATCCATTACCCAAGATGGAAGATCTTGGAGTGATCGTGAAAAATAGCCCAAACTAATGTGCAAAAATGTGACAAAAAACAGAAGgaggaatacaaaagaaaagacacaacacacacatcCAACAAATCTACATCAAAGCTCTGCAGAATTCTGTCATAAATTGTTcgctcattttctattttccaaACATACTATTTTCTCATTTCTTCAACTTTATTGTAGAATGTTGATCAAAATTCAAAACAacatatttaagtttgatgttgtCTGTGGATTCTCTCTGTAATTTCTTTATTTTCCTCAGTTTATACATTTAGCTTTGAAGCC from the Primulina tabacum isolate GXHZ01 chromosome 16, ASM2559414v2, whole genome shotgun sequence genome contains:
- the LOC142529157 gene encoding uncharacterized protein LOC142529157, which codes for MEEFYFRRSHVPAFGSWDICNEDLPFTQCFESARQAEAMRFSYSEDRDLYVAGDLYENDVVTPAVIVVPRRRRRGKAGEEKEKKEEEWVVCDCECEEAKVVGKAVDEDLYKISPKLLRARHTRKRGWGLLSSCLRVC
- the LOC142530005 gene encoding josephin-like protein, which codes for MEREGNLVYHERQRLQFCLLHSLNNLFQEKDAFTRASLNAIAEKLDLYDPNKATWNPLSTIFKPHHNSLTGNYDINVLIAALEEKGKKVIWHDRRLGASSIDLDGTRDELFGIVLNIPVRRYGGIWRSRHWVATRRIDGVWYNLDSDFRSPYPFKNVDEVTGFIDSSISTGGEVLLVLNDQE